The Bacteroides ovatus genomic interval AAGCCAAAGATCAGGAAAACCCTGCTCAATTCCTTGCAGAGAAAGAAGCAGAATACACGAAACTGTTCGCCAATCCTTACAATGCAGCTAAATATGGCTACATTGACGATGTGATTGAACCACGCAACACACGTTTCCGTGTGATCCGAGCTTTGCAGCAGTTGCAGACTAAGAAATTGAGTAATCCGGCTAAGAAGCATGGTAATATTCCGTTGTAATCCTACTTTTCACATTAAAACAAGAACGATTATGAACAAAACCAAAATCGGAATATTCCTTTCTTTGCTGTTGCTGATTGGTCTGACTTCTTGTGGAGAGCAAAAGTCGAACAATAAGCTGGTGCTAAACGAAATCCTGATAGACAATCAGAGTAATTTTCAGGACGATTACGGATTGCACAGCGCATGGATTGAAATATTCAATAAATCATTCGGTAGCGCCGACCTGGCAGCTTGCTTGCTGAAAGTAAGCAGCCAACCGGGCGATACAGTTACTTATTTTATCCCGAAAGGTGATATACTCACCTTAGTGAAACCACGCCAACATGCACTATTCTGGGCAGATGGCGAACCTAACCGTGGTACTTTCCATACCAGCTTCAAGCTGAATCCGGAAACAGCTAATTGGGTGGGTCTGTTCGACTCCGGCAAAAAGTTGCTCGACCAGATTGTAGTGCCCGCAGGCACTCTCGGTCCCAATCAATCATACGCTCGTGTAAGCGACGGGGCAGCTGAATGGGAAGTAAAAAGTGGAAGCGGTGACAAATACGTGACTCCGAGCACCAACAACAAGACTCTTGACAGCAATTCCAAGATGGAAAAGTTTGAAGAACACGATGCTGATGGCGTTGGAATGTCCATTTCTGCCATGAGCGTAGTATTCTGCGGATTGATTCTTCTCTTTATTGCTTTTAAGATTGTAGGAAAAGTAGCTGTTAATTTGAGCAAGCGCAACGCTATGAAATCTAAAGGCATTGACAAGCATGAAGCTAAGGAACTGTCACAGGCTCCGGGCGAAGTATACGCTGCTATTTCTATGGCATTACACGAAATGCAGGATGAGGTGCACGACGTAGAAGAAACGGTGCTGACCATCACCCGCGTAAAACGCAGCTACTCACCATGGAGTTCGAAGATTTACACTTTGCGTGAAACTCCTCCCAGAAAGTAAGTCACCTTTTAAAAAGTAAAAACGATGAAAGAATATAAATATAAAATCAACGGTAACTCATATAAAGTAACCATCGGAGATATTGAAGACAACATCGCTCATGTAGAAGTGAACGGTACACACTATAAAGTAGAAATGGAGAAACAGCCGAAGCCTGTTGCGAAACCCGTGACAGTACGCCCGATGCCTAATGCTCCTGCTGCTCCTACTCAAGTAGTGAAACCGACCGCTCCGTCTACCGGAAAATCAGGAGTAAAATCTCCGCTGCCGGGTGTGATCCTCGACATCAAAGTGAATGTAGGCGATACTGTAAAGAAAGGACAGACCATTATCATATTGGAAGCCATGAAGATGGAAAACAATATCAATGCGGATAAGGACGGTAAGATTACTGCCATCAACGTCAACAAGGGAGACTCTGTTCTTGAAGGTAATGACCTCGTAATTATTGAATAATATGGGAGACTTTATAAACTTTTTAGGAAATAACCTAGCCGACTTCTGGACATACACAGGCTTTGCCAATGCTACGGTAGGGCATGTAGTCATGATTCTCGTTGGCTTGGTATTCATCTATTTGGCAATAGCCAAAGAGTTCGAACCGATGCTGCTGATTCCTATCGGTTTCGGTATATTGATCGGTAACATACCTTTTAATATGGATGCCGGGCTGAAAGTCGGTATTTATGAAGAAGGTTCTGTATTGAATATATTGTATCAGGGAGTGACCTCCGGCTGGTATCCGCCACTCATCTTTTTGGGTATCGGTGCCATGACGGACTTCTCGGCACTTATCTCTAATCCAAAATTGATGCTGATTGGTGCAGCTGCACAGTTCGGTATCTTCGGTGCATATATGATCGCATTGGAAATGGGTTTCGACCCAATGCAAGCCGGTGCTATCGGTATCATTGGTGGAGCAGACGGCCCGACGGCCATCTTCCTTTCTTCCAAGCTAGCACCTAACCTGATGGGAGCCATTGCGGTGTCCGCCTACTCCTATATGGCGTTGGTTCCGGTGATACAGCCGCCTATCATGCGTCTGCTCACCACCAAGAACGAACGTGTCATCCGCATGAAACCGCCGCGTGCCGTTTCTCACACGGAGAAGGTGATTTTCCCGATCATCGGTTTGTTGCTGACTTGTTTCCTGGTTCCTTCCGGTCTGCCTTTGCTGGGTATGCTGTTCTTCGGTAACCTGTTGAAAGAAAGTGGTGTAACCCGCCGTTTGGCTAATACTGCCAGTGGTCCGTTGATTGATACAATCACTATCCTGTTGGGTCTGACAGTAGGTGCTTCTACACAAGCATCCGAATTCCTGACGCTTGACTCTATCAAGATCTTTGCCCTCGGTGCATTGTCATTTGTTATTGCAACGGCATCTGGTGTCATCTTCGTTAAGATCTTCAATATCTTCCTGAAGAAGGGTAATAAGATCAATCCGTTGATCGGTAATGCAGGTGTTTCTGCTGTTCCCGACTCTGCACGTATCTCACAAGTGATTGGTTTGGAATATGATTCGACCAACTATTTGCTGATGCACGCTATGGGTCCGAACGTTGCCGGAGTGATCGGTTCAGCTGTTGCTGCCGGTATTCTGCTTGGATTCTTGATGTAAGAAACATTATATAATAGATAAGAACACCCGTGTTACATTCAGTTGTGACACGGGTGTTCTTTATTACAGCCATAGTGTTATCTTCTCTCCGTTCTGAAACGATTAAACGTCATAAAAAAGGCTGCTACCAGTGTTCAAACCGGAGCAGCCTCTTTCTTTTATTTATGGAATAATCCGGAGATTATTACTGTGCCAATTTGTTGTCAGAACCGAGCACGTTGATGATTTTGTGCTTGTACAGTTTTTCCATGTTGTCACGAGCCGGACCAAGATACTTACGTGGGTCGAATTCAGCCGGTTTTTCAGCGAATACCTTACGTATAGCAGCAGTCATAGCCAGACGAGAGTCAGAGTCGATGTTGATTTTGCAAACAGCAGACTTAGCAGCTTTACGCAATTCTTCTTCCGGAATGCCGATAGCAGCTTTCAGTGCACCACCATATTTGTTGATAGTTTCCACTTCTTCTTCCGGAACTGAAGATGATCCGTGAAGAACGATAGGGAATCCCGGAAGTTTTTCCATTACAGCGTCCAATACTTCGAAAGCCAATGGAGGAGGAACCATACGGCCAGTCTTCGGGTCGATGTGGCATTGTTCCGGAGTAAACTTGTAAGCACCGTGAGAAGTACCGATTGAGATAGCCAAAGAGTCGCAACCAGTGCGAGTAGCGAAGTCGATTACTTCTTCAGGGTCAGTATATGTGTGATGGTCGGAAGAAACTTCATCTTCTACACCAGCCAATACGCCAAGTTCACCTTCTACAGTTACGTCAAACTGGTGAGCGTATTCAACAACTTTCTTAGTCAATGCTACGTTTTCTTCGTAAGGAAGGTGAGAACCATCGATCATTACTGAAGAGAAACCAGAATCGATACAAGATTTGCAAGTTTCGAATGTATCTCCGTGGTCAAGGTGAAGAACGATTTCCGGATGTGCGCAGCCTAATTCTTTAGCATATTCTACAGCACCCTGTGCCATGTAACGCAACAAAGTAGCGTTAGCATACTGACGAGCACCTTTAGAAACCTGAAGAATCACAGGAGATTTAGTTTCAACAGCAGCCTTGATGATAGCCTGCATTTGTTCCATATTGTTGAAGTTGAATGCTGGGATAGCATATCCACCTTTGATAGCCTTAGCAAACATTTCTCTTGTGTTTACCAATCCTAAATCTTTGTAATTTACCATTTTGTTTAAAGTTTATTGTTAGTGAATAAAAATTCTACGCAAAAGTAAGCATTATCCATCGAATAACGAACATCGGAAAGAAAAATATAGTAGAAAAAGGTTTAAATCAGACTGCAAAATTTAGCAGGAATACGAGTGTGACATTAGATTGTAATGTCCACCTTGCAAACTTTGGGATTTATGATTTCTGAATTCTGATTGATGCCTTCGGATTTATATCTCCTTATTTATACCTTATTTATACCTCATTTTTCATTCATTTAATCACCAAAATCTGCATAGCAAATCAGAAATCATAAATTAGAAATCAGAAATTTTAGAAAACCTTTTTCTATTTCACAGAAAAGCATTATCTTTGCGCTCTGAAAATGACCATTACACTATTTCTTACCAAAATAGTAACAGAATATAAATTAAAAAAACAGATACTGAAATGAAAAAAGGCCTTCATCCAGAATCATACCGTCCGGTAGTATTTAAAGATATGTCAAATGGTGACATGTTTTTGTCTAGATCAACTGTAGCAACTAAAGAAACCATCGAATTCGAAGGTGAAACTTATCCGTTGCTGAAGATTGAAATCTCAAACACTTCTCACCCGTTCTATACAGGTAAATCTACATTGGTAGATACTGCAGGTCGTGTTGATAAGTTCATGAGCCGTTACGGTGACCGTAAGAAGAAATAATTCGATCTTTCGTGAAAGATGAAAAAAGAGGAGATTCTCGCAGAGAATTTCCTCTTTTTCGTTTTCTATATTCCTTAACATCAAGCATCATCCAACAAGAAATCGGCTATATGACGATGCCTGACACCCTCCACATTATCCTGCCACAAGCTGTCCATGCTAACTACATATTTAGGATAATGGTCGTTAATGGCGAGCAAAGGAGCAAACTCCCTCTCAACAGTGGCCTGTGAAGCTAACTGATATGTTACTTGCACATAAATCTTTTCTTCCCGACGGATGGCTACAAAATCCACTTCTTTATCATCCTGTTTGCCTACATACACTTCATAACCCCTTCTTTTCAACTCCAGACAGACCAGATTCTCCAACATACCTGCAATCAACCGGTCACGATAGCCCATCACGGAATAAATCAAAGAAAGGTCACTTACAAAATACTTCTCATTCGTCTGCAGAATTTCCTTTCCTTTAATATCATATCGGGGAATACGTTGAATGATAAAAGCACTTTCCAATGCATTCAGATAATTATAGATGGTATTCATATCCACCTTCCGTTGCTGACTTTTGAAGTAATCGGCTATATTTTTAGCGTTCAGCTTATTGCCTATATTATCGAAAACAAACTTCACTACCCGTTCGAGCAGTTCCACATTCCGGATATTGTGACGCTGCACCGTGTCACGAAGAATGACAGAAGAATAGATGTCGTAAACAATTTTATAGATAGCCTCATATCCATAATCGGCAGTATGTATGGCTGGGAATCCTCCCATACGGAGATATTTCTGAAATTCCTCCTTCCGGTTGAGTGTCGGATCATTGGCCTGCAAGTCATGGAAAGTCAGATATTCTCTAAAAGACAAGGTCATGACATGGAAAGCGACATACCGTCCCGTTAAATAAGTTGCCAGTTCGGACGATAACATACGTGAGTTGGAGCCGGTCACATAAATATCCGTATCCAAATCTACCAGAAGTGAGTTGACCACTTTTTCCCAACCGTCCACTTCCTGAATTTCATCCAAGAGAATATAATATTTACCCGCATCTCCCGCCTGTCCCCGAATATAAGCATACAAAGCCTTCGCCTCTTTCAAATCTATCCACTGAAAACTTTCAAAATTCAGATAGATGATACGTTCTTCACGAACTCCCCTCCTCAACAGTTCGTCACGAATCAGACGCAGCACTACCGACTTTCCACTGCGACGAATACCCGTTATCACTTTTACAAACGGCTTATCTATAAAAGGAACAATTTGTTCCATATACTGTTCACGATTAATCATATTCAAAAGTTTTTAGGGTTATAAGCACAAAGATATACTATTTTCGGAAAGTTTTTAGGGTTATAACCCTAAATAAATCCATAAATTCAGATTCTTTTAGGGTTATAAGCCGAAAAATAAATAAAAGAAATATGACTAAATCCGATTTATTACCAAATAAAGAAAGTACCTTTACCCGACTAATTAATAAAAAATGGAAATAACCGATTTAAAACAAATGACAAAGGAAGAAGTTTTTAATTTCATCAGACAACGCCTTTCTTTCAGTAAAGAACTGCAAGAACAATTCAGGCATGTGAATAAAGACGATCTCGCAAAAGAACATCGCAGATTCGAAATGTCCGGAAATGAATCAAAGACAGGCCAATGCACGATTTTCAACACAGCGATTCTGAACGAGTTTGCCGATCTTGGCATCTATGATTATACTTCTTACCTTTTTCTCGACTTCCACAATGGCACTCCAACCGTTTATCTCAAATACTTCTCCGAAAATGAAAATTTAGAATATTCATTTACCGGATATACCACAACGGAAATCATCTTTGCAATTCTTGAACTGACTATCTTCTCCGGAAAGCCCAAAAGAAATCGCAGCTAAAAAAAGAATTGCACGGAAAGACAATACGAGGTCAAAAGACTTTTATGGCTTTCATTTAGGCACGGATTACACGGGTTTCACGGTTCCATTAGACTAAAACCGCGAAATCCGTGTAATCCGTACCTAAATAATATCAATCTAATAGATGGTTTTACTTTTGGCTCCCTCCTTTTTATCATCACATTATATTTGCCACCCGTATAGCATATTTACCATCTTTATACCATACTCTCTATTCTCATACCATATTTCCTGCATTTATTTCCTCTTTTCCATCCTATTCCGAAAAAAACATATATCTTTGTCACACGCTTTCTGCCCATCAGCGTGATGAAACAGGCAAAAGCGGTTTTTATTCCTTAATGGAGTAAATAACGTATTGTCTCTCAAACTTAAAAATTAGCAGTTTTTTCACACCGAGAGATGATACAACAGATACTCCACGTAGATAGTCGTATATCAACATATCGATTAGAGATTTGTTATATATAAACGTTTGGCGTGGGTGTCTGTTGTTTATCATTATCTGGTGAAGGGTATTGCTAAGCCTTAAGTTTAGATAATGGTACAACAGCACTCACGCTTTTATTGTATCCGGTCGGTTTCAACAATCCTTATACCCCAACCAATTCCCCACCCGACCGAAATCATAAAAATCGTGGGTGTTCGTTGCACCTCTCCGGACAATACATTATTTACTCCTTTTTTTATAACACATTAAAACAAAAGCAATATGCCAAAATGGATTAGTGTAGAAAAAGCAGTGATTAAGTATCACATCGAAAAAGAAGCAATCCTGCTTTGGGTGGAAATGGGACAATTCCCTATGTTATACATAGACAATGTTCCGAACGTTGACGAAGAATGTATTCTGGAACTCTTTCGCCGAAGTAAAGCCGGCATTACAGCAGAATATATTGATACGCTGGAACAACTGTGCATAGACAAAACAATGGTCTGCGAGAAATACGCCCACATTATTCAATTGAAAGAAAAGGAAATTCAGCTGCAGAAGGAAATAAATACGTTGATAAACGAAATACAGGCAGCAATGAAGAGACAAAACGAACGAATCCGGGATTTGAAAAAAGCGATTGGACAGAATAATAATGTTATACGTAGCGACAGTTGGATAAAAAGGCTGCGCAAAAGGTTTCAATGGTGAATAATTATCAGCGTACCAATTACCATGTGGGACACAACGTAAACAATTAGCATATTGGCACATTATTGCACGGTTTTTACCACAGAGGACACAGAGGACACAGAGGTGAATTTGTTTTATGACTTACGGTTGTGACCCTAATTTTGATGCGTAATCCTCTTCTATAAAGTTGAAAAAACATGAAAACATCTGCCACCTGCAACCAAACGCGTGTAATGCACTAGTTGATAAATAGTTAGAGCGTTGCAGATACCTGCGGCAGATAGGTTGCAGATAAAGTATCTGCAACACAGTATAAACCTTACATAAGCTAATTCTCCAGGAGGGCAAAAGTTTATTGTATACATAAACTTCCCGTTTCCAGGCGGGGAACTGTCGTTCCCGGAATTAGAAATTACAATTTCCACGGCAGGAAACGAAAGTTTCTAAGGCGAGACACTACAGTTTCCACGTAAGGATACTGTCGTTTCCCCGTAGAGACACCACCATTTCTCCATAGAGTCACCCCAATTATCCCATAGCTTTGCACAAAGGAATCAAGGCTTTTTCTTTGATTATATAACGTGTTGCAGATACTTTATCTGCAACCTATCTGCCACAGGTATCTGCAACGTTCCAACTATTTATTAACTAGTGTATTACACGCTTTTCGTTGCAGGTGGCAGATGTTTTTATGTTTTTCAACTTTATAGTAGGAAAAAATTTCATTCATTTCTGCACCGTTTCATTCATTTTTGCACTGAAATGAGCAAAATAGTGCGATTTTAGTTTATTTCTGCACACTTCTTTGCTAAATGGGAATTTATATTTCACTACAGAGGACACGGAGGACACAGAGGTTAACTATTTTTTATTCACTATAGAGTAATACAGAGTAATCGTATTTATCGCTCTGTTTTGCTTACGGAAAGAGAGAGAAGAACTCTGTGTCCTCTGTGGTGAACTCGTAAAGTTCCCGTTTTTTTTGTGTTCCATATAAAGGTTAAGAGGCAGGATATGAAAAGACAGGAATGTTGAACATAAATAAACAGGAGTTGTTTTAGTATATTATTCGCTATTTATCAACGCAAAACCTCTAAACATCAACGTGGTATATGAAAAAGGAATTTGGATTCGTCCTGGCGGCTGCAATCTTGCTGGCTGGCTGCGGACAGAAAAAAGAAACGACAACGACAACTGCACGTCCTGTAAAGACTACGATTGTCGAGTCAAGA includes:
- a CDS encoding OadG family transporter subunit, yielding MNKTKIGIFLSLLLLIGLTSCGEQKSNNKLVLNEILIDNQSNFQDDYGLHSAWIEIFNKSFGSADLAACLLKVSSQPGDTVTYFIPKGDILTLVKPRQHALFWADGEPNRGTFHTSFKLNPETANWVGLFDSGKKLLDQIVVPAGTLGPNQSYARVSDGAAEWEVKSGSGDKYVTPSTNNKTLDSNSKMEKFEEHDADGVGMSISAMSVVFCGLILLFIAFKIVGKVAVNLSKRNAMKSKGIDKHEAKELSQAPGEVYAAISMALHEMQDEVHDVEETVLTITRVKRSYSPWSSKIYTLRETPPRK
- a CDS encoding acetyl-CoA carboxylase biotin carboxyl carrier protein codes for the protein MKEYKYKINGNSYKVTIGDIEDNIAHVEVNGTHYKVEMEKQPKPVAKPVTVRPMPNAPAAPTQVVKPTAPSTGKSGVKSPLPGVILDIKVNVGDTVKKGQTIIILEAMKMENNINADKDGKITAINVNKGDSVLEGNDLVIIE
- a CDS encoding sodium ion-translocating decarboxylase subunit beta, giving the protein MGDFINFLGNNLADFWTYTGFANATVGHVVMILVGLVFIYLAIAKEFEPMLLIPIGFGILIGNIPFNMDAGLKVGIYEEGSVLNILYQGVTSGWYPPLIFLGIGAMTDFSALISNPKLMLIGAAAQFGIFGAYMIALEMGFDPMQAGAIGIIGGADGPTAIFLSSKLAPNLMGAIAVSAYSYMALVPVIQPPIMRLLTTKNERVIRMKPPRAVSHTEKVIFPIIGLLLTCFLVPSGLPLLGMLFFGNLLKESGVTRRLANTASGPLIDTITILLGLTVGASTQASEFLTLDSIKIFALGALSFVIATASGVIFVKIFNIFLKKGNKINPLIGNAGVSAVPDSARISQVIGLEYDSTNYLLMHAMGPNVAGVIGSAVAAGILLGFLM
- a CDS encoding class II fructose-bisphosphate aldolase; the protein is MVNYKDLGLVNTREMFAKAIKGGYAIPAFNFNNMEQMQAIIKAAVETKSPVILQVSKGARQYANATLLRYMAQGAVEYAKELGCAHPEIVLHLDHGDTFETCKSCIDSGFSSVMIDGSHLPYEENVALTKKVVEYAHQFDVTVEGELGVLAGVEDEVSSDHHTYTDPEEVIDFATRTGCDSLAISIGTSHGAYKFTPEQCHIDPKTGRMVPPPLAFEVLDAVMEKLPGFPIVLHGSSSVPEEEVETINKYGGALKAAIGIPEEELRKAAKSAVCKINIDSDSRLAMTAAIRKVFAEKPAEFDPRKYLGPARDNMEKLYKHKIINVLGSDNKLAQ
- a CDS encoding type B 50S ribosomal protein L31 codes for the protein MKKGLHPESYRPVVFKDMSNGDMFLSRSTVATKETIEFEGETYPLLKIEISNTSHPFYTGKSTLVDTAGRVDKFMSRYGDRKKK
- a CDS encoding ATP-binding protein: MINREQYMEQIVPFIDKPFVKVITGIRRSGKSVVLRLIRDELLRRGVREERIIYLNFESFQWIDLKEAKALYAYIRGQAGDAGKYYILLDEIQEVDGWEKVVNSLLVDLDTDIYVTGSNSRMLSSELATYLTGRYVAFHVMTLSFREYLTFHDLQANDPTLNRKEEFQKYLRMGGFPAIHTADYGYEAIYKIVYDIYSSVILRDTVQRHNIRNVELLERVVKFVFDNIGNKLNAKNIADYFKSQQRKVDMNTIYNYLNALESAFIIQRIPRYDIKGKEILQTNEKYFVSDLSLIYSVMGYRDRLIAGMLENLVCLELKRRGYEVYVGKQDDKEVDFVAIRREEKIYVQVTYQLASQATVEREFAPLLAINDHYPKYVVSMDSLWQDNVEGVRHRHIADFLLDDA